Proteins encoded in a region of the Triticum dicoccoides isolate Atlit2015 ecotype Zavitan chromosome 3A, WEW_v2.0, whole genome shotgun sequence genome:
- the LOC119271930 gene encoding uncharacterized protein LOC119271930, whose translation MATVGFGPYSVATAGEKNEPTRPLACPSPSVHPATDVDIEVQHAAATTAKRPRSTGCLRGRRSVLCCGGCCMASLVIAGIVALVLALTVFKVKDPVFTMNRVTLEDVDGDFLGADERHPVSVNATLNADISIKNPNVASFSYDRSETNFYYKGETVGVAYAPDGEVGADRTVRMNVTLDALADRISPNVNVTDLIFGQSQDYDLTSYTEISGRVSVLGIYKRDLDIKVNCSITLEVSAFSSVQSKTTDCVANVK comes from the coding sequence ATGGCGACCGTCGGGTTCGGGCCGTACAGCGTCGCCACAGCGGGCGAGAAGAATGAGCCGACGAGGCCGCTCGCCTGCCCGTCCCCGTCCGTCCACCCGGCGACCGATGTGGACATCGAGGTCCAGCATGCCGCCGCGACCACCGCCAAGCGCCCGCGCTCCACGGGGTGCCTCCGCGGCCGCCGGTCCGTGCTCTGCTGCGGCGGCTGCTGCATGGCCTCCTTGGTCATCGCCGGGATCGTCGCCCTCGTGCTCGCCCTCACCGTGTTCAAGGTCAAGGACCCCGTCTTCACCATGAACCGCGTCACCCTGGAGGACGTCGACGGCGACTTCCTCGGCGCGGACGAGCGGCACCCGGTGTCCGTCAACGCCACGCTCAACGCCGACATCTCCATCAAGAACCCGAACGTGGCCTCGTTTAGCTACGACCGGAGCGAGACGAACTTCTACTACAAGGGGGAGACGGTCGGCGTGGCGTACGCCCCCGACGGCGAGGTCGGCGCCGACCGGACCGTGCGGATGAACGTCACGCTCGACGCGCTCGCCGACCGGATCTCCCCCAACGTCAACGTCACCGACCTCATCTTCGGCCAGAGCCAGGACTACGACCTCACCAGCTACACGGAGATCAGCGGGAGAGTGAGCGTGCTGGGGATCTACAAGAGGGACCTCGACATCAAGGTGAACTGCTCCATTACCTTGGAGGTCAGCGCCTTTAGCTCAGTCCAGAGTAAAACTACGGACTGCGTTGCAAACGTGAAGTAA